GAGTTAAAGATGTTGTTAATCAACTTCATAGGGCCTCCGTAAGACGACCCAGTAGTCGCTGCTGTATACAAGATCTCTCTTTTCTCAACAGATTCACAAGGCACTGACTCTTGAGCATCTTTCCACCACCTGAGAGACATTCAAAAGTTCACTTGGTTAATCGAATGTTTCTCTCTAATGCTATTGGAATGAATATTTGATTTGATACCAATCAGCAATAGCCAAGGATCCACAGGTTTCAAAATCTCTAAAAGATCAAATCAATTTTAAATCAAATACCCCATTCGAATCAAACGCCTTATTTACTGAGATGCGATTCAGATTAGCCGAATATTCCAATCACAATGAAAGAATACGGTAGCGAGAGCTAGAGAGAGAGAGAGACGGAGAAAAGGAGATACCTGAAGGGGACGAAATAGACGCTCTGCTCGCCGTTGAACGAATCGATCCGCTGAGCTGAATCGGGAGATTCCTCGGACGTTGATGCCACGCTCATAGTTCCTCCGCACACGATTGCCAAAAGCAAAGATTCGCAGGGAGAGAGAGAGAGAGAGAGAGAGAGAGAGAGAGAGAGAGAGAGAGAGATGTTTACGGAGAGGAGGGACCGATCTTTTCTTCAGACAGTCACCATCTAACAACGCACGCCCGTACGCACGCACGACAAAATAGAGAGAGATTTTTTTTTTTTTTTGTGTCGTCGTCCCTCGCGAAGATGATATAAGGAAGGAGGGAAATTCTATATAGTAATTTTTGTTTTACAAATTTGTAGATTTATTGTTGCTAATATAACAAATATTGCAGATTATCGAATTATTTACAAAGATATTTTTCATGTTAAAGGTTAATTTGTATTTTGACCAAGAAATGATTTTTTTTTTGTATAAGCTCGAATCCTAATTTTAATTGGGAAGTACATATGAAAATAAGTATTGTAATTATTTTAAACGGTTCAAATATAAAATTTTAATAACAAAAAAATGTGAACCACTGATTTGAACGATGTAATCAACAAGAAATTTGCAATAGACTATTCTCAACCGGTGAAAATATGTCTACACCAATAGAATGATCGGTGTTCATTACAGGGAGAGTTTTTACGATGTAAACGTTTTTTCTCTAATTTTATCATCCGACATATCCCTAGGGCACAAAATACAAAGATTGACTAGTCAGCACGTGGTGCTAAAAATTTACCTTCAACTATGGTTTATATCTACTCAGTTTTGTTATAGTTTATGTCGACTCAGTTTCACCATCTTAGCTAACTGGTTCGATTCTTTTAGTCTACTCTGGTATAGTTTTTTAATTGGAAAAAAATAACAAAAAAATAAATAAATAAAAGAATTTCGGCAAGATATATGGCTTTGCCTAGAGCTGGAAATTTTAATCATTGCCCGCGGGCCCCGCCCCGTTTGACCCGCCGCGGGGCGGGTGCGGGTCAGCCGAATTTGAATTGCGGGTACCCGCCAACTCGCAAATTAAAAAAAAACATTTTTGAAAAAAAAATATTTTTTCGTAAAATATATAAAAAACAATAAATATTTGTATAATTTTAATTATAAATATATTTTTTAATAGTATTTTTTAAAAATAACTATTATATAAATAAAAAATAATTATTTTTAATTAAAATAATTATTATATAATTAGAAAATAATCATTTTTAATTAAAATAACTATTTTTAATATAATTAATATTACCCGCGGGTTTTGGCGGGACGGGTGCGGATATAAAAGTTTTTGTTTGCGGATTATGCGGATCAAGTTTTTGAATCGAAAAAATGATTCGACCCGCGGTGGGGCGGGGCGGGTCGACCCGCGAACCCAGCACTATTTGCCTCATAGACTTGATTAAATTGAATTGCATTTTGAGTCATGTATCACCCAAATAACTCATATGGATAATGAACTTATACTACTTGACAAAGTAATCAATAAAGTAGCTTTAGTCACCATCTTTTGGATCTGATATTATTACTATCACATGATGTGTCTTTTAAGAAGGTTAAAAAGACAACTTATGACGTATGCGTATAAGAATAACAATGGTATTGTAGTCAATTTCAAAGTCTGGATAGTCTTGAAAGCTTAACTGATCTATAATTCAAAAAAAGCAAAGTAACACAACATGTATATTACATCAGTAGAACCGTGAGACTGTCCCACCAGGGTACTGACCCCTGGACTCGAATCCATGATCCCTCTCTCCGCCCTGAAACCTAGCTCTCTCTCCATATGCTTCAAACCGATCTGATCCATAGGATCTGGATGGTGGTGCATCAGCTGGATCTTGAGCATTACCAATGTAACCCTGGGGATGGCCAGATGGTCTTAGATTGGCCGCACCAACCGCGTTTGTATGATACTGATCCATCATCCCAGGTGTTTGCTGCTTGTACTGTTGCTGCCTAGCTTGTGATTCTTTCCTCATGATCTCTTCTCTTTTACCTGCGTGGCGTGATCTCAGTGCAGCTAACTGTTCTTCGTACCGAGTATTAATGGTGTTTATTCTCTGTATACAGAGAGTTTAAAAAGACTTCAGATCAACTAACTAAAACCAAAACTAGAGTAGTTCAGTAGCAGAGCTTTTGTTCCTAACCTCTCGATGTCTGGCAATCTCTGCATCCTCTGCTCCCATTTGATCTTTTGCTAGTCTTGTTATATCATCCATGAACTTCTGTTCAATGCCTTCAAAGGTCTGCATCCCACGGTTATTCTCATAGCCAGGTTTCGAGTTTTCATGGTGCTGTGGTTGAGCTCTTGGACCGCTGCCTTGTGTCTCCATTCCTGATTTTGGATCCATTTGGCCGCGGTAATATGTCCTTGATGAATCAACGCCTTGGCCTGCATGAACACAACGCTGGTATCAAGAGATAAACCCTAAAGCCTGAGATACAGTCGATGCAGGAGGAACTACAAAAGGATATGGTTTTTAAAAATATCTCCACCAAAAACAAATATGCAACTAACACTCCTCAACAATTTATACAAAACTTGTTGTATATGTCCATTGCCTGTTTATAAATGGATTTTCAAATTCACCAAAAATTCTAAAACAACAATACCATTGCCTACGAGACTTTAGAAGCAACCCCTATCAGTAAGTAAAGAGACGTACTTTCATTGTAAGCAGCAGTTGGCATAGGCCTGGACATATTCGGGGGACCATCTCTTTCCCATCTCCATTGACCATCTGGTTGCGATGGTTGGTCCCTCTCAGGCGTGAACGCCTCTAACTGACCTTGGAAATCAGAATGTGCATTCTGTATCTGTCCAGCTCCATATCCGGTAGCAGGCGAGTCCGCAAAGTTTCCCTGTCTTCTCATTTTTCACTTTCTCGCAAAATCTGACCAACAAAAATTTAACCACTCAGAAAGAAACTTCAGGTTCATTGCACAGCAGGCATACCGTGAAGATCTTTAACACGAACTAAAAACTAAGTACATAAACAAATTAAATTAGCAGAGAAATACAATTCTAAAACGTAGCCACCATTCACCTAAAGCTTCAATCTTATGTACTAATGCAAAGCGGATTAAAGATACTCTACATCAATCTTGCAAAACAAATCAACAACATCAAAAAAGGTATCTCAAAGCGAAGGAGAATGTCATAACTCATGACAATGCCTCCACAAAGCTAGGAACTTTCCAAGGATATGAAACTAGACAATCGATGAGAAAGCTACATATTCTTTCTATAGCGTCTCTTGCAGTGAAGCTCCAACATGCTTACACATAAACTGGAGCTATAACAGGGCGGCAAAAGCAAAGTTTATAACTTCCACCAAAAGATATTTACAGCATCCCAACAATCTTGACTTCTTTCTTTATACAAGAACACTA
The DNA window shown above is from Brassica oleracea var. oleracea cultivar TO1000 chromosome C3, BOL, whole genome shotgun sequence and carries:
- the LOC106331738 gene encoding uncharacterized protein LOC106331738, producing the protein MRRQGNFADSPATGYGAGQIQNAHSDFQGQLEAFTPERDQPSQPDGQWRWERDGPPNMSRPMPTAAYNESQGVDSSRTYYRGQMDPKSGMETQGSGPRAQPQHHENSKPGYENNRGMQTFEGIEQKFMDDITRLAKDQMGAEDAEIARHRERINTINTRYEEQLAALRSRHAGKREEIMRKESQARQQQYKQQTPGMMDQYHTNAVGAANLRPSGHPQGYIGNAQDPADAPPSRSYGSDRFEAYGERARFQGGERDHGFESRGQYPGGTVSRFY